A genomic region of Fusarium falciforme chromosome 4, complete sequence contains the following coding sequences:
- a CDS encoding AA-permease domain-containing protein, with protein MSGAINSTPPAYPAGDDKFSSEKEAGASPALADDLNASSFHNGTKKDATHRKLKSRHIQLIGIGGTIGTALYVQIGKGLLNGGPASLFLAFTIWCTFILAITLCMAEMVTYLPISSPFIRFAGRYVDEAFGFAAGWNFFIFEAALVPFEVVACNLIIHFWSDIVPTAAIIVIVLVLYAAINLLAVHWYGETEFWAALGKVLLIVGLILFTFFVMVGANPQRDSFGFTYWKNPGAFKPLYYDGALGRWLGFLQCLIQASFTIAGPDYVSMAAGEAENPRQVMPRAFNAVFYRLTAFFVLGSLCVGILVPYDDKEMTDAFTNGKPGAAASPYVVAMNRLGIDVLPHIVNAMVLLSAFSAGNSYVYCASRSLYGLALEGKAPKFLTTCTRKGVPIYCVIFVLLIALLSFLQLSTNTAVVLDWFVSLVTASQLINFSCICVTYLCFRRALRAQGISRDTLPYKAWCMPFAAYYGLTGTFIMTFVGGYTVFLPFEGYWNVPDFLFSYTSVGLFPVMYVGWKLIHKTKIHKPHEVDLYKNLDEVREYEENYVPTPPKTTFERILDKLFG; from the exons ATGTCTGGCGCCATCAACTCAACGCCGCCGGCCTACCCTGCTGGAGACGACAAGTTCTCGAGCGAAAAGGAAGCTGGGGCTAGTCCTGCACTCGCCGACGACCTGAATGCTTCGTCGTTCCACAATGGCACCAAGAAGGATGCCACTCACCGAAAGCTCAAGTCGCGGCATATTCAGCTGATTGGCATCGGTGGAACCATTGGCACTGCCCTCTAT GTTCAAATCGGAAAGGGTCTCCTGAACGGCGGTCCGGCCAGCTTGTTCCTCGCCTTCACCATCTGGTGTACCTTTATCCTCGCCATCACTCTCTGCATGGCCGAAATGGTGACCTACCTTCCCATCTCGTCGCCGTTTATCCGATTCGCGGGTCGCTACGTCGACGAGGCCTTTGGATTCGCAGCGGGCTGGAACTTTTTCATCTTCGAAGCTGCCCTCGTCCCCTTCGAAGTCGTGGCCTGTAACCTGATTATTCACTTCTGGAGCGATATTGTTCCAACCGCTGCTATTATCGTCATTGTTCTTGTTCTATACGCTGCTATTAATCTACTGGCTGTGCATTGGTACGGCGAGACAGAGTTCTGGGCAGCCCTCGGCAAGGTTCTACTGATCGTCGGCCTCATCCTGTTTACTTTCTTCGTCATGGTGGGCGCGAATCCACAGAGGGACTCGTTTGGATTCACCTATTGGAAGAATCCGGGAGCTTTCAAGCCGCTCTACTACGACGGAGCGTTGGGTCGTTGGCTGGGCTTCTTGCAGTGTCTCATCCAGGCCTCCTTCACCATCGCAGGCCCTGACTACGTCTCAATGGCAGCTGGAGAGGCAGAAAACCCCCGACAGGTCATGCCACGGGCCTTTAACGCTGTCTTCTACCGTCTCACAGCATTCTTCGTCCTTGGATCGCTTTGTGTTGGTATCCTGGTTCCTTACGACGATAAGGAGATGACCGACGCCTTTACGAACGGAAagccaggagcagcagcttcACCTTACGTGGTTGCCATGAACCGTCTTGGAATCGATGTGCTGCCTCACATTGTTAATGCCATGGTCCTGCTGAGTGCCTTTTCCGCCGGGAACTCTTACGTCTATTGTGCTTCGCGATCTCTTTACGGCCTCGCCCTCGAAGGAAAGGCCCCGAAGTTCCTAACCACCTGTACTCGAAAGGGTGTGCCGATCTACTgcgtcatcttcgtcctgctcatcgccctcctctCGTTCCTCCAGCTGTCCACCAACACGGCCGTGGTCCTGGACTGGTTCGTCTCGCTCGTCACGGCCTCGCAGCTCATCAACTTCTCATGCATTTGCGTAACATACCTGTGCTTCCGACGTGCTCTGAGAGCGCAGGGTATCAGCCGAGACACGCTGCCCTACAAGGCGTGGTGTATGCCCTTTGCGGCGTACTATGGCCTCACGGGTACCTTTATCATGACATTCGTGGGAGGGTATACCGTGTTCTTGCCCTTTGAGGGATACTGGAACGTGCCCGACTTTCTGTTCTC GTACACATCTGTCGGTCTTTTCCCGGTGATGTACGTTGGTTGGAAGTTGATCCACAAGACCAAGATTCACAAGCCACACGAGGTTGATCTCTACAAGAACCTCGACGAGGTGCGAGAGTATGAAGAGAACTATGTGCCGACACCGCCAAA GACAACGTTTGAGCGTATTCTGGATAAGCTCTTTGGTTAA
- a CDS encoding FAD-binding FR-type domain-containing protein yields the protein MDMDHMHHDPGLGMETNYAFARGYWYSIAGVVGALAAVRGINYLDARQRLKACRDPSVDHPTRPHGPLSQAWATATAIIREMGHPQYYIRLRGLQWATPLPLGRICVLACYWAVIVYLMSWKVSKNDVYYWERIGYRNAWVTLTQFPLLYLLSTKVNVIGFLIGTSHERLNWLHRWVARTMFVTATVHGFHFWTMWVRAEFLDYALEIMPLVKYGLAAWAILLWNVVTGIVPIRRLSYEIWVAQHVLTSIIMLWLLHKHIPANARWLLWMSISFLVFDRAMRWILLLWQNVRIRPNGSACQGMKHLGHQVAARVVGPSTTVITIKDVHFEWKAGQHIYLWLPRLGPFEAHPYTIACAHKIEGTCCCNSIQLVVRAHNGFSKRIHQYATKNPSSELTGFVSGPYGVPPRWDIFETLVLIGASTGASFVIPILECVADAQKVNCTRRVEVVLVARTSEEIQYYVERAEEAGRMVRAKGVTVSIHVAITGASKPIASPEPQSQSDSDEIQPTKTGCCCSAPSEKTPDEKACSSDSSATPDLMRQYTSRPDIEALIREPVEQAWGETGVVVCGGREIVARTRNCVSRLSDERAVHKGTGAQGIGLHVEEYSF from the exons ATGGATATGGACCACATGCATCATGACCCCGGCCTGGGCATGGAGACAAACTATGCCTTTGCCCGGGGATATTGGTACTCCATCGCTGGCGTCGTCGGTGCCCTCGCCGCTGTGCGCGGCATCAACTACCTGGATGCTCGACAAAG ACTAAAAGCATGTCGCGATCCATCAGTCGACCATCCTACCCGACCTCATGGACCTCTTAGCCAGGCTTGGGCCACAGCAACCGCCATAATCCGCGAGATGGGCCATCCGCAGTACTACATCCGCCTCCGCGGTCTTCAATGGGCTACACCACTTCCTCTTGGCCGAATATGCGTTCTCGCTTGCTACTGGGCTGTCATCGTCTACCTCATGAGCTGGAAGGTCTCCAAGAACGACGTATACTACTGGGAGCGCATCGGATATCGCAACGCCTGGGTAACTCTCACGCAGTTCCCATTACTATACCTCCTCTCGACAAAAGTCAACGTCATTGGTTTCCTCATCGGCACCAGTCATGAAAGACTCAACTGGCTGCATCGCTGGGTTGCGCGAACCATGTTTGTCACAGCGACGGTCCACGGCTTTCACTTCTGGACCATGTGGGTTCGCGCTGAGTTCCTCGACTATGCCCTTGAGATCATGCCGTTGGTCAAGTACGGACTCGCAGCCTGGGCGATACTACTCTGGAACGTTGTTACAGGCATCGTGCCTATTCGGAGGCTTTCGTACGAGATTTGGGTTGCTCAGCATGTCCTgaccagcatcatcatgcTGTGGTTGTTACACAAGCATATCCCTGCAAACGCCCGGTGGTTGCTATGGATGAGCATCTCGTTTCTTGTGTTTGACCGCGCCATGAGATGGATACTCTTACTTTGGCAGAATGTCCGCATTCGACCCAATGGGTCAGCTTGCCAGGGGATGAAGCATCTGGGACACCAGGTGGCTGCCCGAGTCGTCGGGCCTTCAACAACTGTCATTACGATCAAGGATGTTCACTTTGAGTGGAAAGCTGGCCAGCACATCTACCTCTGGCTTCCTCGTCTGGGACCTTTTGAGGCCCATCCTTACACCATCGCCTGCGCACACAAAATCGAGGGCACATGCTGCTGCAACAGCATACAGCTGGTCGTCCGGGCGCATAACGGCTTCTCGAAACGAATTCACCAATACGCGACCAAGAACCCATCATCAGAACTCACGGGCTTCGTATCAGGGCCCTATGGTGTTCCTCCGCGATGGGATATTTTCGAGACGCTGGTGCTCATTGGGGCATCAACCGGAGCGAGCTTTGTTATTCCCATTCTTGAATGCGTGGCCGACGCACAAAAGGTCAACTGTACGCGAAGAGTAGAGGTGGTGTTGGTTGCCAGGACATCAGAGGAGATCCAGTATTACGTCGAGAGGGCCGAGGAAGCAGGGCGAATGGTGAGGGCCAAGGGCGTGACAGTGAGCATCCACGTTGCAATAACAGGAGCCAGTAAACCCATTGCTTCACCGGAGCCTCAAAGCCAAAGCGACTCGGACGAGATCCAGCCTACAAAGACAGGCTGTTGCTGCAGCGCCCCGTCAGAAAAGACGCCAGACGAAAAGGCATGTTCCAGCGACTCCTCAGCAACGCCAGATCTCATGCGCCAATACACGAGTCGACCTGATATCGAGGCCCTGATCCGTGAACCCGTGGAGCAGGCCTGGGGCGAGACGGGGGTCGTTGTCTGCGGCGGGCGAGAGATTGTCGCACGGACGAGGAATTGCGTGAGCCGCTTAAGCGACGAGAGGGCGGTGCACAAGGGGACAGGGGCTCAGGGAATTGGATTGCATGTTGAAGAATACTCGTTCTAA